From one Thermodesulfobacteriota bacterium genomic stretch:
- a CDS encoding carbon starvation protein A has translation MTINAMPLVVGAICIMVIFYRYYHGFIAAKVAALDDSRKTPAHTMYDGQNYYPTNRWVLFGHHFAAITGAGPLIGPVLAAQFGVLPGYLWILIGVVLAGAVHDFIIFFASVRHGGKSLAEIARIQISPLSGIIASIAVLFILVIALAGLGLAVVNALAESSWGVFTIGCTIPIALFMGLYMYRFRKGRIAEGTITGVLFLILAVVFGKDIATSSLATYFTFSKPKITLFLLIYGFIASVLPVWMLLCPRDYLSSFMKIGTILFLAVGIIIVQPELKMPLLTGYIHGGGPIIPGTLFPFAFITIACGAISGFHALVASGTSPKMVSKESDIKVIAFGSMLIEGFIAILALIAASALFPGDYFAINVPPGVFEKLGLSVVNLNQLSNQVGESLAGRTGGAVSLALGMAQIFTSIPGMKHLMDYWYHFAIMFEALFILTTIDTGTRVARFMIQEFGGKFYKPFERVNHLPSTIISSLLISCAWGYFVFTGTISTLWPMFGTANQLLAGIALCVGTTFIINLGKVRYAWVTMAPMAFVMATTLTAGWMSIKDNFLPLSKQEGFAIQGYVNSILTSTIMICAIIILLDSFRSWYKALFLGKKVVRVSTEEVVSN, from the coding sequence GTGACCATAAATGCTATGCCTCTCGTTGTTGGCGCAATATGTATAATGGTTATTTTCTACAGATACTATCATGGATTTATCGCCGCAAAGGTTGCTGCACTCGATGACTCGAGAAAAACCCCCGCGCATACAATGTACGATGGCCAGAATTACTATCCAACAAACAGATGGGTTCTGTTCGGCCACCACTTTGCGGCTATAACTGGCGCAGGACCATTAATTGGTCCGGTACTAGCCGCACAGTTCGGAGTCCTTCCTGGTTATCTTTGGATATTGATCGGTGTTGTACTTGCCGGAGCGGTTCACGATTTTATTATATTCTTTGCCTCTGTAAGGCATGGAGGAAAATCACTGGCAGAGATTGCTAGGATTCAAATAAGTCCACTCTCTGGAATCATAGCCTCAATCGCAGTTCTTTTCATTTTGGTGATTGCTCTTGCAGGCTTAGGCCTTGCAGTTGTCAATGCCCTTGCTGAAAGCTCATGGGGCGTATTCACAATAGGATGTACTATACCTATCGCCCTTTTCATGGGACTTTACATGTACAGATTCAGGAAGGGAAGAATCGCGGAAGGAACTATAACAGGGGTTTTATTCCTCATCCTCGCAGTCGTATTTGGAAAAGACATAGCGACCTCCTCTCTTGCAACCTATTTCACTTTTTCCAAGCCGAAGATAACCCTTTTTTTACTCATATACGGATTTATAGCTTCCGTGCTCCCCGTTTGGATGCTACTTTGTCCCAGGGATTATCTTAGTTCATTTATGAAGATTGGAACGATCCTATTCCTTGCAGTAGGTATTATCATAGTTCAACCAGAGTTAAAGATGCCTCTACTAACCGGCTATATTCATGGTGGTGGTCCCATAATTCCAGGAACCCTATTCCCATTTGCCTTCATTACAATCGCCTGTGGTGCGATATCTGGCTTTCACGCTCTTGTGGCATCAGGAACATCTCCAAAGATGGTATCAAAAGAATCTGACATCAAAGTTATAGCATTCGGCTCAATGTTGATCGAGGGATTTATAGCAATTCTTGCCCTGATTGCCGCAAGCGCACTTTTCCCCGGTGACTATTTCGCCATTAACGTTCCACCGGGGGTGTTTGAAAAACTGGGACTTAGTGTTGTAAATCTAAATCAGCTATCAAATCAAGTCGGAGAAAGCTTGGCTGGTAGAACGGGGGGAGCAGTGTCTCTAGCTCTGGGTATGGCACAGATTTTTACATCAATCCCCGGAATGAAGCATCTAATGGATTACTGGTATCACTTTGCTATTATGTTTGAGGCTCTATTCATACTTACTACAATCGATACCGGTACGAGGGTTGCAAGGTTTATGATCCAGGAGTTTGGTGGGAAATTCTATAAGCCCTTTGAAAGGGTTAATCACCTTCCATCGACCATAATCTCCAGCCTCCTTATTTCCTGCGCATGGGGATATTTCGTCTTCACAGGAACTATTAGCACTCTCTGGCCAATGTTCGGGACCGCTAATCAACTTCTCGCAGGTATTGCGCTTTGTGTTGGTACAACATTTATTATCAATCTAGGAAAAGTGAGATACGCATGGGTTACGATGGCTCCAATGGCTTTTGTAATGGCAACTACGCTTACTGCAGGATGGATGAGCATTAAAGATAATTTTCTTCCACTATCCAAACAGGAGGGTTTCGCTATTCAGGGATATGTGAATTCAATACTTACATCAACTATAATGATTTGTGCAATTATAATTCTTCTAGACTCGTTTAGAAGCTGGTATAAAGCATTGTTTCTCGGGAAAAAAGTGGTTCGCGTTTCAACTGAGGAGGTGGTATCAAATTAG
- a CDS encoding dual specificity protein phosphatase family protein produces the protein MLRVICWVYARLLFYPTLILNVLLCKVLGLRNWYDRIDEYVILGALPCKDDVPRLKRMGVRAVLNVCEEYSGPEEAYAATGIEQLRLPTIDYTSPCLSAVRQGVCFIEKCVSRGDLVYVHCKAGRGRSATIILCWLIKAKKIKPHEAMDFLLERRPHVNKKLDKRKVVGEFIATEL, from the coding sequence ATGTTAAGAGTCATCTGTTGGGTCTATGCACGATTGCTTTTCTATCCAACGCTTATCTTAAATGTACTTCTGTGTAAGGTCCTTGGGCTCAGAAATTGGTATGATCGGATTGACGAATATGTAATTCTTGGTGCGCTTCCATGTAAAGACGATGTGCCCAGGCTCAAGAGGATGGGGGTTAGGGCGGTCCTGAACGTTTGCGAGGAGTATTCAGGCCCTGAAGAGGCATATGCAGCGACGGGCATAGAACAGCTGAGATTACCGACGATTGATTATACTTCTCCTTGCTTGTCAGCGGTTCGTCAGGGAGTTTGTTTTATTGAAAAGTGTGTTTCAAGGGGTGATCTAGTATATGTTCACTGTAAGGCTGGACGCGGTAGGAGCGCAACAATAATATTGTGCTGGTTGATTAAGGCCAAGAAAATTAAACCACATGAAGCAATGGATTTTCTATTGGAAAGGCGTCCACACGTGAATAAAAAACTCGATAAAAGAAAGGTTGTCGGGGAATTTATTGCAACAGAGTTGTGA
- the dcd gene encoding dCTP deaminase, whose protein sequence is MGVKPDHWIRKMALEHRMIEPFIEAQVSKGVISYGLSAYGYDIRVSDEFKVFTNVYNSVVDPKGFDEKSFVSIKSDVCMIPPNSFALARTVEYFRIPRSTITICLGKSTYARCGIIVNVTPFEPEWEGFVTLEISNTTPLPAKIYANEGIAQVLFFEADEVCEVSYADKKGKYQKQIGITPPKL, encoded by the coding sequence ATGGGAGTCAAGCCCGATCACTGGATCAGAAAAATGGCCCTAGAGCACAGGATGATTGAACCATTTATCGAGGCACAGGTGTCAAAGGGTGTCATATCTTATGGCTTGTCAGCCTATGGTTATGACATCAGGGTTAGTGATGAATTCAAGGTTTTTACGAATGTTTATAACTCGGTTGTTGATCCAAAGGGTTTTGATGAAAAGTCATTCGTATCTATAAAATCAGATGTATGCATGATCCCTCCAAATTCTTTTGCATTGGCGCGGACGGTCGAATATTTCAGGATACCCAGAAGCACGATAACTATTTGTTTGGGAAAGTCCACATATGCACGTTGCGGGATTATTGTGAACGTCACACCATTTGAGCCCGAATGGGAGGGATTTGTAACATTGGAGATATCAAATACGACTCCGCTTCCCGCAAAAATCTATGCAAATGAAGGGATAGCTCAGGTCCTGTTCTTTGAGGCTGATGAGGTATGTGAAGTTTCCTATGCGGATAAAAAGGGTAAATATCAAAAGCAAATAGGCATAACCCCCCCAAAGCTATAG
- a CDS encoding DUF456 domain-containing protein yields the protein MDYVVFFLFIIVAFAGLFSIVLGFPGNFIIFAGSLFYGWYCDFKGITLEVLLLLLILAISAEVLEFIIGIAGSRKHRSSNRAIIGSIMGGIIGAIFGAPILFGAGAILGAFIGAFIGAFIVELVSSKGFDQAVQSGWGAFLGRVGGTITKGIIGITMISIAVFSVIGD from the coding sequence ATGGATTATGTAGTCTTTTTTCTTTTTATAATTGTGGCATTTGCTGGGCTTTTTTCGATTGTTTTGGGTTTTCCGGGAAATTTCATTATCTTCGCAGGTTCGTTATTTTATGGATGGTATTGCGATTTCAAGGGAATTACATTAGAAGTTCTCTTGTTACTTCTTATATTAGCGATCTCGGCGGAGGTTTTGGAGTTTATCATAGGGATAGCCGGTTCAAGAAAACATAGGTCCAGTAATAGGGCGATAATTGGTTCAATTATGGGTGGAATAATAGGTGCTATATTTGGTGCACCTATTTTATTTGGAGCAGGAGCGATATTAGGCGCATTTATAGGAGCATTCATCGGTGCATTTATCGTTGAATTAGTGAGCAGTAAGGGATTCGATCAGGCCGTGCAATCTGGTTGGGGAGCATTTCTAGGACGAGTGGGTGGAACGATCACAAAAGGGATAATCGGAATCACGATGATTTCAATAGCGGTTTTCTCAGTGATTGGAGATTAA
- the secF gene encoding protein translocase subunit SecF: MEILSDTHVDFVVKMKKGLVVSLCLIIISLLSLIYHKGPNWGVEFIGGTELQIKFPKKIHSDGLKSTLKDAGYPAESIQGVGLSGDNEYLIRFLPDVVDFQKIQEFQTKLSDMSKNLPIFDGASVLRLDFIGPKVGKELIEKAIFSILLGCVGILIYLIFRFEFAFALGAVIALIHDTVITLGAVSITEKEFTLTIVAALLTIIGYSVNDTIIIFDRIRENLKRTKEKSFINIANESLNQTLSRTILTGVTVFLVLVPLYFLGGSVIHDFAFTLIVGVVVGTYSSIFMASAFVIFWRYRKGTLT, from the coding sequence TTGGAGATACTATCTGATACACATGTAGATTTTGTTGTGAAGATGAAAAAGGGGCTAGTCGTCTCCCTGTGTTTAATCATAATATCACTCTTATCACTCATATATCATAAGGGGCCGAATTGGGGTGTTGAATTTATTGGCGGAACAGAGCTACAAATTAAGTTTCCGAAAAAAATTCATTCTGATGGGCTAAAGTCCACCTTAAAGGATGCCGGATATCCAGCTGAATCTATTCAGGGCGTGGGGCTATCTGGAGATAATGAGTACTTAATTAGGTTTTTACCCGATGTTGTCGATTTCCAAAAAATTCAGGAATTTCAAACCAAGCTCAGTGATATGTCCAAAAATCTTCCCATCTTTGATGGAGCGTCGGTACTTAGATTAGATTTTATAGGTCCTAAGGTCGGAAAGGAGCTAATAGAGAAGGCAATATTCTCAATTTTATTGGGCTGTGTTGGCATACTTATTTATTTGATTTTTAGGTTTGAATTCGCGTTTGCTTTGGGAGCCGTAATCGCGCTTATACATGACACTGTGATCACTTTGGGAGCAGTTTCTATCACAGAGAAAGAGTTTACACTTACTATAGTAGCTGCACTCCTTACTATTATTGGATATTCTGTAAATGATACAATTATTATTTTTGACAGGATAAGGGAGAACTTAAAGAGAACTAAGGAAAAGAGTTTTATTAACATCGCAAATGAAAGCCTTAACCAAACTCTTTCTAGAACGATATTAACTGGGGTAACGGTTTTTCTCGTATTAGTTCCACTGTATTTCCTCGGGGGATCTGTAATCCATGACTTTGCATTTACGTTGATTGTCGGTGTCGTAGTTGGAACATACTCTTCCATATTTATGGCCAGCGCGTTCGTCATATTCTGGCGGTATAGGAAGGGTACACTTACCTAA
- the pheS gene encoding phenylalanine--tRNA ligase subunit alpha: MREKLEEIKQQAEKDLETVSDEVNLQNLKAKYLGRSGTITELLKGLRTVPQSDRPEMGKLLNELKLDIENGFEKKLRSIKEDKWNKALFKERLDATLPGRGFHIGAKHPVTQVMEEIIGIFERMGFQVEEGPEVELDYYNFEALNIPRDHPARDMQDTFYISEGIVLRTHTSPVQIRVMERQKPPVKIIAPGKVYRCDSDVSHTPMFHQVEGLLVDEQVTFGDLKGVLTEFARIVFGEDLNVRFRPSFFPFTEPSAELDIECVICGGKGCRVCKDTGWLEILGCGMVDPEVFKSVNYDPSKCSGFAFGLGIERIAMLKFGINDIRLFFENDIRFLRQFT, encoded by the coding sequence GTGAGAGAAAAATTAGAAGAAATAAAACAACAAGCGGAAAAGGACCTTGAAACGGTAAGTGATGAAGTAAATCTTCAGAATTTAAAAGCCAAATATCTTGGTAGATCAGGGACTATTACAGAGCTTCTGAAGGGGTTGCGAACTGTTCCGCAATCCGACAGGCCTGAAATGGGTAAGCTTTTAAACGAGCTGAAGCTAGATATAGAGAATGGATTTGAGAAAAAGCTAAGATCGATAAAGGAAGACAAATGGAATAAGGCTCTCTTCAAGGAACGATTGGATGCGACACTACCAGGTAGAGGATTTCATATAGGTGCTAAGCATCCAGTAACACAGGTAATGGAGGAGATCATTGGCATCTTTGAAAGAATGGGGTTTCAGGTCGAGGAGGGTCCTGAAGTCGAATTAGATTATTATAATTTTGAAGCACTGAATATACCCCGCGATCATCCAGCGCGGGATATGCAGGATACATTTTACATCTCCGAAGGAATAGTACTGCGGACCCATACCTCACCTGTACAGATAAGGGTGATGGAAAGGCAAAAACCTCCTGTGAAGATAATTGCACCGGGAAAGGTTTATAGATGCGATAGCGATGTATCGCATACTCCGATGTTTCATCAGGTAGAAGGACTTCTGGTTGATGAACAGGTGACGTTTGGAGATTTAAAGGGAGTTCTGACCGAATTTGCAAGAATTGTGTTCGGTGAAGATCTAAACGTCAGGTTCAGACCAAGCTTTTTCCCTTTTACTGAACCTAGTGCTGAATTGGATATAGAATGTGTAATTTGTGGGGGTAAGGGATGCAGGGTATGTAAGGATACTGGCTGGCTTGAAATTCTAGGTTGTGGTATGGTTGATCCTGAGGTTTTTAAGAGTGTAAATTATGACCCTAGTAAATGTAGCGGTTTTGCATTTGGTCTCGGAATAGAAAGGATCGCAATGCTAAAGTTTGGAATAAACGATATAAGGTTGTTTTTTGAGAATGATATCAGGTTTCTCAGGCAATTTACTTGA
- the secD gene encoding protein translocase subunit SecD: MNRVSRTWIAIILMITALSIILLTPTFLGDNLPSWWGKVFPDKGIRLGLDLKGGVFLLLGVRADEAVEHELTNMKDLISEALNKDKILVKGYDKNDKTLVIDFFTKGDLDRAKKIEDDYKDIANVDEDGLSLKLTLRDGYITELQRRAIDQVREVIENRVTEFGLVEPSIQRAGTDRIIIQVPGASASDRERIINIIKREAVLEFKIVEDAGPSKETLLAKYEVSTPEGLIERELKLHSGETGNENEKFFVTENEAQVTGQYLADARLTFDEFGRPAVGFNFRGEGASKFGILTEKNKNRRLAIVLDGVVKSAPVIEERITSQGIIRGSFTLDEAKDLALVLRSGALPVPVNVEQERTVGPSLGRDSIDKGTLSMIVGAALVVIFMVVIYKFQGVIANISLALNMLFIMGFLSAFGVTLTLPGIAGLVLTLGMAVDGNIIIFERMKEEIRVGKSPLAAIDAGYSRSLWTLLDANITTLLTSLILFWFGTGPIKGFAATLSIGIVSTVFSNVIVARMITNFFYAEKRAASLSI; the protein is encoded by the coding sequence ATGAATAGGGTATCAAGAACGTGGATAGCCATAATCTTAATGATAACAGCGCTTTCAATAATACTTTTAACACCAACGTTCTTGGGTGATAATCTTCCGAGTTGGTGGGGGAAGGTATTCCCAGATAAAGGTATCAGGCTTGGGCTTGATCTGAAGGGAGGAGTTTTCTTGCTCCTAGGTGTTAGAGCAGATGAAGCTGTTGAGCACGAACTCACTAACATGAAGGATCTGATAAGTGAAGCCTTGAATAAAGATAAGATTCTTGTAAAGGGTTATGATAAAAACGATAAAACCCTCGTAATAGATTTTTTCACAAAAGGTGATCTTGATAGGGCGAAAAAAATAGAGGATGACTATAAAGATATAGCAAACGTGGATGAAGATGGTTTATCACTGAAACTCACACTCAGAGATGGTTATATTACAGAGTTGCAGAGGAGGGCAATAGATCAAGTTAGGGAGGTCATTGAAAATCGAGTTACAGAGTTTGGCCTGGTTGAACCATCTATACAACGGGCTGGCACCGACAGAATCATTATTCAAGTACCTGGTGCATCTGCGTCTGATAGGGAACGGATAATCAATATCATTAAGCGAGAAGCTGTGTTGGAGTTTAAGATAGTTGAGGATGCCGGTCCTTCAAAGGAAACGTTGCTGGCTAAGTATGAAGTATCGACACCTGAGGGGTTAATTGAGAGGGAGCTTAAGCTACATTCGGGCGAGACGGGAAATGAAAACGAGAAATTCTTTGTCACCGAAAATGAGGCTCAGGTCACTGGACAATATCTTGCAGATGCAAGGTTGACATTTGATGAGTTTGGCAGACCAGCGGTAGGATTCAATTTTAGGGGAGAGGGTGCGAGTAAGTTTGGGATCCTAACTGAAAAAAATAAAAATCGAAGACTTGCTATTGTACTTGATGGTGTTGTTAAATCAGCTCCCGTGATAGAGGAAAGAATTACATCTCAAGGAATAATCAGGGGGAGTTTTACGCTCGATGAAGCAAAGGATCTGGCGCTGGTTCTTCGTTCGGGAGCACTTCCTGTTCCTGTAAATGTGGAGCAGGAGCGCACGGTTGGACCTTCACTTGGTAGAGATTCAATCGATAAAGGGACACTTTCCATGATCGTTGGTGCGGCCCTAGTTGTAATATTCATGGTTGTCATTTACAAGTTTCAGGGTGTAATCGCAAATATTTCACTTGCGCTTAATATGCTCTTTATCATGGGATTTCTCTCGGCATTTGGGGTTACATTAACGCTGCCGGGTATAGCTGGGCTTGTCCTCACCCTGGGAATGGCGGTGGACGGGAATATAATTATTTTTGAACGGATGAAAGAGGAGATTAGAGTTGGGAAATCTCCTCTAGCTGCAATAGATGCTGGATACAGCAGGTCTCTATGGACTTTGTTGGATGCTAATATTACCACTCTTCTTACCAGCCTTATTCTATTCTGGTTCGGGACAGGTCCGATTAAGGGTTTTGCTGCTACCCTGTCGATAGGAATTGTATCTACCGTATTCAGTAATGTTATTGTTGCTCGAATGATAACTAATTTTTTCTATGCCGAGAAGAGGGCTGCCTCTTTGAGCATTTAG
- a CDS encoding amino acid permease, with product MSKGIFVKKSIGELVNGIDDGAHSLKRALGPWNLVSLGLGAIIGAGIFVLTGQAAAQYAGPAITLSFVLSGFGCVFAGLCYAEMASMIPVAGSAYTYAYATLGEFIAWIIGWDLILEYLFGASTVAVGWSGYVGSFLRDFGVLIPEQLSKSPFAYDPHLGWISTGAFINLPAVFIIAVVTILLVIGIRESAASNNLAVLIKIFVLLLFIGAGLFFINGENWKPFIPPNVGTFGHFGWSGILRGAGVIFFAYIGFDAVSTAAQETHNPQRNMPIGILGSLGISTILYIVVALVLTGVVKFDKLLVPDPIAVAVDSIGSQLFWLRPFIKIGAIAGLSSVILVLLMGQPRIFYSMARDGLIPKVFASVHPKFRTPYVTTITTGIVAAFFAGLFPIGVLGELVSIGTLLAFAIVSVGVLVLRYTNPELPRPFKTPLVPIVPILGALVSLLQMFSLPSNTWIRLIVWMVLGLIIYFFYGTRHSLVKRK from the coding sequence ATGTCTAAGGGAATTTTTGTCAAGAAATCTATCGGTGAGCTAGTAAATGGAATAGATGACGGAGCGCATAGTTTGAAGCGTGCTCTGGGTCCTTGGAATTTAGTTAGTCTCGGTCTTGGAGCTATCATAGGCGCCGGTATTTTCGTGTTGACAGGCCAGGCGGCAGCCCAGTATGCAGGTCCCGCAATTACGCTTTCCTTTGTGCTTTCAGGATTTGGATGTGTGTTCGCGGGTCTCTGCTATGCAGAGATGGCTTCGATGATCCCAGTTGCTGGCAGCGCCTATACCTATGCCTATGCAACTCTGGGTGAGTTCATTGCTTGGATCATCGGATGGGACCTTATTCTGGAATATCTGTTCGGTGCATCCACTGTGGCTGTAGGTTGGTCTGGATATGTCGGGAGTTTTTTAAGAGACTTTGGCGTCTTGATCCCTGAACAACTTTCAAAATCCCCCTTTGCTTATGATCCACATTTGGGTTGGATTTCCACTGGTGCATTCATAAATCTACCAGCTGTATTCATAATCGCTGTAGTTACGATTCTCTTAGTGATCGGTATTAGGGAATCCGCTGCATCAAACAATTTGGCTGTATTAATTAAGATCTTTGTTTTGCTTCTTTTCATCGGTGCGGGTCTTTTTTTCATTAATGGTGAGAACTGGAAACCCTTCATACCGCCAAATGTGGGAACTTTTGGTCACTTTGGTTGGAGTGGTATTTTAAGGGGCGCCGGGGTTATATTTTTTGCCTATATCGGATTTGATGCCGTTTCAACTGCGGCGCAGGAGACTCATAACCCACAGCGTAATATGCCTATTGGGATCCTGGGATCCTTGGGGATTTCAACAATTTTGTATATCGTTGTGGCGTTGGTGTTAACGGGTGTTGTGAAATTCGACAAGTTGCTCGTGCCTGACCCTATTGCAGTTGCTGTAGATTCTATTGGTTCACAGCTTTTCTGGTTGAGACCCTTTATTAAAATCGGGGCGATTGCTGGGCTTAGTTCAGTGATTCTTGTCTTGCTCATGGGACAGCCTCGAATATTTTATTCTATGGCTAGAGATGGTTTAATCCCGAAGGTTTTCGCTAGCGTACATCCCAAATTTAGGACTCCTTATGTTACGACTATTACTACGGGAATTGTTGCCGCATTCTTTGCAGGTCTATTCCCCATAGGTGTGTTAGGTGAACTAGTATCCATCGGAACATTGCTTGCGTTCGCTATTGTAAGCGTTGGTGTTTTGGTTCTTCGTTACACCAATCCGGAATTGCCTCGTCCCTTTAAGACTCCTCTGGTGCCTATCGTCCCAATATTGGGCGCTTTAGTAAGCTTATTGCAGATGTTTTCACTGCCATCTAATACCTGGATACGTCTAATTGTATGGATGGTTTTAGGGCTGATTATTTACTTCTTTTATGGTACCAGACACAGTTTAGTTAAAAGAAAATAA
- a CDS encoding DUF2007 domain-containing protein: MKKVYSSTDTMFLGHLRNILENEGIPCEILRDHLLGTIGGLPPVECWAELWVIEDYQFEKAQYIVEKCMEKPRESTKDVWACKRCGEEIEAQFMECWKCGVGNYD; the protein is encoded by the coding sequence ATGAAAAAGGTTTATAGCTCGACGGATACAATGTTCCTCGGTCACTTACGTAATATCCTTGAGAATGAAGGAATTCCGTGTGAAATTCTTAGGGATCATCTCTTAGGGACGATTGGCGGGCTTCCCCCAGTGGAGTGCTGGGCGGAGCTTTGGGTTATTGAGGACTATCAATTTGAAAAAGCTCAATATATAGTCGAAAAATGCATGGAGAAACCACGCGAGAGTACTAAGGATGTTTGGGCATGCAAAAGGTGTGGGGAGGAGATTGAGGCGCAATTTATGGAATGCTGGAAATGCGGGGTCGGTAACTACGATTAG